Part of the Arachis hypogaea cultivar Tifrunner chromosome 6, arahy.Tifrunner.gnm2.J5K5, whole genome shotgun sequence genome, TCTAACAAAATTAAAGTATCATGTTGATttttattcattcatttcatCAGATATTTTAACGTATCTGTTAATATATATGTTAATTGCTAATagcataaaaatttaaatattttttttaattaatagagATTAAAGTATTTCTTCCTAAAATAGATAATAGTTTAAGTGTCTCTTATAGAAATCATTATCCGTCATTATCCTCTCATTCCTCCGAATAACACTTTAAAGCTGAAGATTAATCTGTACAACTTATGATTCTTTGTTAGGGTTAATTTCTAATCCATGAACAAATTTTGAAGAACTTGTATTAATTTAGAAGCAAGCAAAACACGTGTTTTACTGATTGTGCAGGGGTTATTTGTCTTACACAAATTGAGCACTAATATGTATGCAGTTAACGATACAACTAGAATAGTATCATTATCAGTTGACAGAAATATTAACAAAGAAACTAGGATGTCCAATAGAATGAATAATTAAGAGTTAAatgacaattttaattttttttttatgatatttttcatCCCAACAGACTAAGAATTAATTTATCACGGAACAGAACTTCATTTAAGGATTTGTCATTCTTAATTACACAAGGTGACATTTTAATTGTTAGTGGACAGATTATCCCTTATCAAATTAGTTATGAGGTtaggtgaaattttttttttttttgttattcatgatattttttaattcgatctcccaatatttatttaaacagatAAGTGAACTGACATCAACTAAAGTTGGTTAGGTGAGATTCTTCTTAGGTGAAAAAAAGAGAGTCTAAGTccaaaagagaaacaaaaaaaaaatagcctaACAAACAATGCTATCCTACTTCATCCCTGTGTACACGAGAAGTACCTCCACTCCCTATTTGTCATTAGATTTCTTTTCTTGGACAACATTTGCCATTAGATTTGAAAATTACATGTCGATTTCTCTGAGGCCCAATTAGGAGTTCAAGGCTTAATCCATAAGCCCAAATTATTATGAATGACTCCGATCCCTGCCCAATTACCTGGTTGAAAAACTTGCATCAACGGCCTTTTCTTAATgtcactttattttaatttattattaaaaatattatacttttttattaattattcagaTATCACTCTTTTATTGCAATGATAATtgaattgatattttatttttaattatacttgTTTCTAATGATATAAAAACGGTAATatttaaataactaattttaaaatagtaatattttaataataaattataaaaaatgttacaatatcTGGTCTTTTTTTTTCAGTTAGATAATTTcatttatgaaaaaaaagaaatatagatATCTATatatgaaacaaaaaaaaaaaacaaaagattcTTAACGCTCTACTATAGAGGTAaccttatatatataatagagagtAAAGTGTTTATCAATTAGGATTTGAGAATTTGTTGAAACTCTTTCTGCAATTTCAAAGTTGACGCCATTATCTATTGCACACTAGTTAATACGTTATCATTAAAAATAAATCTGTTCCTAACTTTTTATAGGAATCAACTCAAAATTACCATCATTTTGTTTAGAGGAACTATTGGATTAAGTAGGTAAGACTCTTATCCTCAAGTTCtatttaacataaaaatcaaaGTCTTTGATACCCTTTTTAGCAGCTGATAAATCCACTTTTAACCaaatttctattaatttttcacaataaaaaatgcaataattaattgtttttgaaaattataaagttGAAACTACAATATTCAGCTTGCATAATAAATCTCATAACAAAATTATGACTAATTAAAGAATGTAACCTTTTGTGCATGCCAACGATGATCCGAGTCAAAAATCAATCCACAAGACTGTCAAAGGGATAAATACAGAAACAATATTCTCATAATTAAGTAAGAAATAATTAAAGTGATTCCGCCTCGCCTCAACAATGCACCATTACTATTATTATGCTTACCATGGTAAATCTTTTTGTATGATTTTATCttagtaatttaaatttaaacattttaaTATATATGAACAAGAACATAATCAATATTTTTAAGATTCTTCCCTAACAGTTTTATCACCTATTTCAGGTTTGCATACAGCTAGTAAAgcaaaagataaaaatatgcCATTATTGGGTTTCACCAGAAAAGAAAAAGCACCAATTAAATATCATCCCAATAAAGTAGATTTTCCTTCAAAAAATAAGCAGATGTAAGTTTAATGTTAACAATGTTAATTGTTTTTCacagtattttttaatttggcaCACTGATTTGTTATAGATCTAAAtttcattcaaaaatttattGTTAGCTAATAAATTGTTACACATATTAAGCGAAATTCGAACATTAATACTTACTTAAGAGAATAAATGAACTAATTTGTTACTTATAAAATTTGATGAGCTGAATATTTTGATATACATGGAATTTATAATGAGTGCAACTTTCTATTttagatatatataattttgaaaaattgggaggaaatttaaataaaaaaaaaacacatcacAAAAGAGCGAAATCTTATAGTGATTTAGCTTATTAAtaactataatttttataataataagtaCTTAATCCAAtgcaacaacaaaaaaattaacttgaGATACATGATGATGGGTATCCTAATGATTTATATCGGCCTTTAGTGATATGATCATGGGAACTTTAATTATTAGCTGAATATACTTGAATTTTTCACCTAGAACTTTGTCAACTTGTCATTGTCTTtacaatatttaattaatatatagacAAATATTGGATTGTATCCCCTTGGAATTATATATATTGGTCCTTATTTCCTTGCCATATATATAGCTCATTGTTAGCGTTTATATTAATGTCTTCTTGTAGGTAGTAATAACTACTAGCAAAACACAATACAAAGTTGATCATTATCTAGCTTTAATTAGAGCGATAAATATTATTGTCTCTGATCTTTGATAATTCTTATGTGTCTAACTAATCAAAATTTAGCACATGCACACAAGATAAAGTGTAGCATATcttactaaaatatgaagaacaaTTAGTATAGGTGAAAAACTATCAAGAAGTATTAACATAaggttttatataatttattttcacaGAAACTATACTTAATTAATCAacatctttaatttaatttactttatctcTAAATACCTATTAATTTTGATCCAAATGAAAAATATCAGACttggttttattattattattattattaaaattaaatttttaattttttttatatattttggtaatactttttttaataatactttttaaaaagcgttgtttaataataaaaaatattattttatttttaataatattttttaaaatattataattatcgtaatataattatactaaaatGACCATATGTGTATTATAAAACAATAAACAATTTATTTCCTTAATCAAACCGTAaagtaacatttttttataaaaaagccATATGGGATTTTCAGGCTCGATGGCCCCACTTCAAGTGACATGCTCCATTACAACAATAATCATCCCCATAAAATATACTTCTAAATGATAACCTACTAACAAaacattataatatttaaattaacaaaaaaaaaaggaaaataaaataaaacaaaaaccaaaATGGAGAGGaaggatgaaaaaaaaaaaaaccacgaaACACACACAAACTTCTTGACATAATTAAGGTGCTAGCTAGTAATGTATAACtagcatcttcttcttcttcttcttcttaggtTCCAAGAAAATGTTGTGGTTTAATTTGATGAAGAGATTAGGGTTTTGTTGAAGTTAAACGTGATTGTCAGTTGATGAAGGGAGGATTAGTGGCTGAGTGAGTGATGATGCTTTGGCATGACTTGAAGCCCTAATAATGCTATGATCTCCATTAATATTATTTGATGCCATTCCAAGTTGTGCAATCCTCTTCTCTTCACTTTTACCCCACAAAACTAGGTAGAGTCCAACCACAATTAGCACTGCCCCAATGATcctatatatatcaaaattattcacaatCTTAATTAGATTATATCatcatttaaatatttaaagatCAAAATGGAAATGAAGACGAAGAGAGAAATGTATATATAAACAATTAAATGTTTACTTATTTTATtggttcttataattttattaaatttgtagttagtttttttttaattagatttttacactacttttaatttaataattaagtcttttttaatataataaatattagaattaactggATATTTTTTCAGAAATTgaaattattcataattaaaaatctaattagatttttgatcgcatatatttttaaaaaaaatttattaattttaacgtttttgatatgaaaataacataattacaaaattaaagtagtgtaaaaatttaattaaaaaaatataaaaatctaattaaaaatttagtaaaattacgGGGACTAAAAGAGTAACTAAagcataataaaattaaaagagacTAATTAATTAAAGAGTTGAGAATTACCCTCCCAAGTAGAACTCTTCTCCAAGAGCAAAGGAAGCCATGATTGCAACAACAAAAGTCTGAACAGGTTGATACACAGCAACGAACACAGGGCCCCCTCTATCAATGCACCATATTTGTACAGCGAATGCAATTCCTGATGCCACCACTCCctgttatataaattaattaagctattaataattttatttatttatttatttatttttatctaactGTTTACATTTTTGGAATAAATTATTAATAGAgtgaatatataaatatagaatatcaatttaatttttatatactttCAGTGCAAATACATTGTACACAGAACAATCAATCATACATATacgtaactaatttttaaatttattatttaaacgtACGAATAtaattaatgtattaaaattaaaaatttaattttgatgtattgtaGTGCAAAATAATTTCATACGTGCATTCAATTACCCTATCTTTTATATTAATAGCGTGAATTATCATCCAAAAGACAGATATTATGTAAAACACTATACagtgcataaaaaataataaaaaggaagatTATATTATACCGCATATAGAATAGTGAAGGCTTCAGCACCAGAATGGAAAAGCCAAGCTTGATAATCTCTTTCAAAAATGAGAGCAATGAGAATGAATTGCAATAATCCAAAGAAGCAAGTGTATGAAGTGACAGAGAGCCTTGCAGGGTATTTCTTGAGAACAGGTGCTTGCAACACAAGCCAACCAGACCATGACAAACAATGTCCAATTAGGTAAATGCACCCTAGGGTCCAGTTTTTGCCCTCATCAACTGGATCCATTAATGTTGATCTTGTTGTTAATaataatgttgttgttggttttggAGAGTATATTGTTGGACCCTTGTAGAGTGTGATCACTGTTGCACCAATTACACATAGGATTGTTCCAACTACTTTCGATATTCCATCTTTTCTATTTAGTCTCACTTGTTCGATCCTAAAATTATAGCGAAAATATTTagtaatcaaaataaattaatcaaaaacagtcagaacttatcttatttaatatttattaattattgtaaggtaagttttt contains:
- the LOC112696346 gene encoding protein WALLS ARE THIN 1, translated to MGDSGSSKRMWCSVPEKFQLHGAMLALQFGYAGFHVVSRAALNMGVSKLVFPVYRNIIALLLLLPFAYFLEKKERPAMTVNFLGQFFVLALVGITANQGFYLLGLENTSPTFASAIQNSVPAITFLMAAILRIEQVRLNRKDGISKVVGTILCVIGATVITLYKGPTIYSPKPTTTLLLTTRSTLMDPVDEGKNWTLGCIYLIGHCLSWSGWLVLQAPVLKKYPARLSVTSYTCFFGLLQFILIALIFERDYQAWLFHSGAEAFTILYAGVVASGIAFAVQIWCIDRGGPVFVAVYQPVQTFVVAIMASFALGEEFYLGGIIGAVLIVVGLYLVLWGKSEEKRIAQLGMASNNINGDHSIIRASSHAKASSLTQPLILPSSTDNHV